Proteins from a genomic interval of Tenacibaculum sp. SZ-18:
- a CDS encoding zinc-dependent metalloprotease, which produces MNRIIFSVVLFCISVTYSQGSWKKLNSKKTVFKSKLLLRKANPSKFTLFNLNFKKFKAELSLETKNYENSIYLPNEEGTLSEYLIEETSNFTNDLHPKYGFIKSFSLKGVNNRTKSGKISIGSDGVYITIYSVNKPTFYIDPYTRDKSTYICYSRAHIDKSTHQNECLFNEEAIKQGFQRKNNLKTPDDGILRSYRLALACTGEYAQFHINQQGTESGTETEKEAAVLSAMNTTMTRVNGIYERELSVRMNIVLVNGENPLIYLDANTDGYTNNSNSTLITENQNKCDNEIGNNNYDIGHLFSKPDTGASGLAGLGVVCKTGQKGAGITGTSVPINDPFDVDFVAHEIGHQFGAPHTFNNSCNGNRSALNAVEPGSGSTIMAYAGICVPNVQNNSDDYFHSYSITSMWNYIQTTSCATTINTGNTAPVANAGNDYNVPSGTPLILKGNASDVDGTDNLSYSWEQIDIEIANMPPASGNTDGPLFRSLEPSTSTDRYLPPLETVISGATSTAWEVIPTVAREMNFSLLVRDNNSGAGSSDRDDMKITVTDAEPFTVISQNSAITWNVGSTQTITWNKSTTDLTPINCQNVRISLSTDGGITFPIILANNTPNDGIHTITVPDFETTTARIMIEAIDNIFYNVNSSDFSIVSTIPTFVVTNNSGKQIGCNTNSSTVEYDLELDFRNGFNETVSFSIENAPQNAIATFSPTTINSDGMVKLTLSNLISAVPGDYNVKINAVSTTVNKTTNAELEISDGFLTGFALISPSNGATDVSINPKLDWPLIPEVEAYEIQIASDTSFNNIILNTTSTTNTYTVSTSLNGLTEYFWRVRATNSCGVGNYTLPYSFTTLDPSYCSSSFSDDAGGADHITNVTFNSINNTTGNDTVDGYIDYTSISTDINAGNTYQISVTFDPDGFQDHCYVFIDWNQDYIFDVNTERYDLGSVSTTTDTKTGNITVPTDATPGTTRMRVIVQYFDNTSFILTDGPCDIDHASEWGETEDYSLNIINNTANIDEFDFANLKVFPNPSNGNITITFEVLNPENILIKMIDIGGRVIKEKIYNNTAAIFSEKLQLNGISSGLYLLDIKNGNKRTTRKLIIK; this is translated from the coding sequence ATGAACAGAATTATATTTTCAGTTGTACTTTTTTGTATTAGTGTAACCTATTCACAGGGTTCTTGGAAGAAATTAAACTCAAAAAAAACAGTATTCAAGTCCAAGTTATTGTTAAGAAAAGCTAATCCATCAAAATTTACACTCTTCAACTTAAACTTTAAAAAATTTAAAGCTGAACTCTCCTTAGAAACAAAAAATTACGAAAACAGCATTTATCTTCCTAATGAAGAAGGAACACTCAGTGAATACTTAATTGAAGAAACCTCTAATTTTACTAATGATTTGCACCCAAAATATGGTTTTATCAAATCATTCTCTTTAAAAGGAGTGAACAATCGAACGAAATCAGGTAAAATATCTATTGGTTCTGATGGTGTATACATTACTATCTATTCAGTTAATAAACCTACTTTTTACATTGATCCTTATACAAGGGATAAATCTACATACATTTGTTACAGCAGAGCTCATATTGATAAATCTACACATCAAAATGAATGTCTTTTTAACGAAGAAGCAATAAAACAAGGATTTCAAAGGAAAAACAATTTAAAAACTCCTGATGATGGAATCTTGAGATCATACAGATTGGCACTAGCTTGCACAGGAGAGTATGCTCAATTTCATATTAATCAACAAGGAACTGAAAGTGGAACAGAAACAGAGAAAGAGGCAGCTGTACTTTCAGCAATGAATACCACCATGACTCGTGTCAACGGAATTTACGAAAGGGAATTATCTGTTCGAATGAATATTGTTCTTGTTAATGGTGAAAATCCATTAATATATCTTGACGCTAATACAGATGGATATACAAATAATTCAAACTCTACTTTAATAACTGAAAATCAAAATAAATGTGATAATGAAATTGGAAACAATAATTACGACATTGGTCATTTGTTTAGCAAACCAGATACTGGTGCAAGTGGTTTAGCTGGTTTAGGTGTTGTTTGTAAGACAGGCCAAAAAGGAGCTGGCATTACAGGAACAAGTGTTCCTATTAATGATCCATTTGATGTAGACTTTGTAGCTCATGAAATTGGACATCAGTTTGGCGCTCCCCATACGTTTAATAATTCTTGTAATGGAAACCGATCAGCATTAAATGCTGTGGAACCTGGAAGTGGCTCAACCATTATGGCTTACGCGGGAATTTGTGTGCCAAACGTACAGAACAATAGTGACGATTATTTTCACTCTTATAGTATTACAAGTATGTGGAATTACATTCAAACTACATCGTGTGCAACTACCATTAATACCGGAAATACAGCGCCAGTAGCTAATGCTGGAAACGATTATAATGTTCCGAGTGGTACTCCTTTAATTCTAAAAGGAAATGCATCCGACGTTGATGGAACCGATAATTTGAGCTATTCATGGGAACAAATTGATATTGAAATTGCAAATATGCCTCCGGCGTCTGGTAATACAGACGGGCCACTTTTTAGATCTCTTGAACCTTCAACTTCTACAGACAGATATTTACCTCCTTTAGAAACAGTTATTTCCGGAGCCACTTCAACAGCTTGGGAGGTCATTCCTACTGTAGCAAGGGAAATGAATTTTTCTTTGTTGGTTCGTGATAATAATTCAGGAGCGGGATCTTCGGATAGAGATGATATGAAAATTACGGTAACAGATGCTGAACCCTTTACTGTGATTTCACAAAATAGCGCCATAACCTGGAATGTCGGAAGTACGCAAACAATAACTTGGAATAAATCTACCACTGATTTAACTCCTATCAATTGTCAAAATGTTAGAATCTCTCTTTCAACTGATGGAGGAATAACATTTCCTATAATTCTAGCAAATAATACACCTAATGATGGAATTCATACAATTACTGTTCCTGATTTTGAAACTACTACAGCAAGAATTATGATTGAAGCCATAGATAATATTTTCTACAATGTTAATAGTTCTGATTTTTCAATAGTATCAACCATTCCTACTTTTGTTGTTACCAACAATAGTGGAAAACAAATTGGTTGTAATACCAACTCTTCAACTGTTGAATATGATTTAGAGTTAGATTTTAGAAATGGTTTTAATGAAACGGTATCTTTTTCTATTGAAAACGCACCTCAAAATGCAATAGCTACATTTAGTCCAACTACAATTAATAGTGATGGAATGGTAAAATTGACGCTTTCTAATCTTATTAGTGCGGTTCCTGGGGATTATAATGTCAAAATAAATGCGGTCTCAACAACAGTAAATAAAACAACGAACGCAGAGTTAGAAATATCTGATGGATTTTTAACGGGATTCGCTTTGATTTCTCCATCCAATGGTGCAACTGATGTAAGTATAAATCCAAAATTAGATTGGCCACTCATTCCGGAAGTTGAAGCGTATGAAATTCAAATTGCTAGCGATACTTCTTTTAATAATATAATTTTAAATACAACCTCAACTACCAACACATATACGGTAAGTACTTCATTAAATGGTTTGACTGAATATTTTTGGAGGGTTAGAGCAACAAATTCTTGTGGAGTGGGAAATTATACACTTCCTTATAGTTTTACAACACTCGATCCATCGTATTGTTCTTCCTCTTTTTCTGATGATGCAGGTGGCGCGGACCATATAACGAATGTAACTTTTAATTCAATTAATAATACCACTGGTAATGATACTGTAGATGGTTATATCGACTACACCTCAATAAGCACAGATATAAATGCTGGAAATACCTACCAAATCAGCGTTACTTTTGATCCAGACGGATTTCAAGATCATTGTTACGTATTTATCGATTGGAATCAAGACTATATTTTTGATGTTAATACAGAAAGGTATGATTTAGGAAGTGTATCTACAACTACTGATACTAAAACTGGGAACATTACCGTTCCAACTGATGCTACTCCCGGTACTACAAGAATGAGAGTAATTGTCCAGTATTTTGATAATACTAGTTTTATTTTAACTGATGGTCCTTGCGATATAGATCATGCATCCGAATGGGGTGAAACTGAGGACTACTCGTTAAATATTATTAATAACACTGCTAATATTGATGAGTTTGACTTTGCTAATTTAAAGGTGTTTCCTAATCCCTCAAATGGTAATATTACCATAACTTTTGAAGTACTCAACCCTGAAAATATTTTGATTAAAATGATCGATATAGGAGGTCGAGTCATCAAAGAAAAAATATATAATAACACTGCTGCTATATTCTCAGAGAAACTACAATTGAATGGTATTAGTTCAGGTTTATATCTTTTAGATATTAAAAATGGCAATAAACGAACTACGCGAAAACTAATTATAAAATGA
- a CDS encoding TonB-dependent receptor, whose amino-acid sequence MKRILLLAVILIASYTSAQIKLSGVVKDDSGNTLEMANMIAVNQETKKIDSYGFTDSFGNYKLNLDKNASYVIKASYVGMKSGEIQILTKESDIKKDIVLTFDNTLDEVEIVSKMPVTVKGDTIVYNADSFKSGTEKKLGDVLNKLPGVEVNDEGEIQVEGKTVSKVMVEGKDFFDGDSKLATKNIPANAIDKVQVLKNHSEVRQMSSVTDNEDNIVINLKLKEGKKNFWFGEVSAGIGMATDDTRYIVHPKLFYYSPKYSLNLITDFNNIGEVPFTRRDYFKFTGGFRGGGGRGTGFNVASSDIGFLTLRNNRAKEIESRFGALNFSYLPKKDWDLSGFAIYSGSNTDLEENTVRNYLNPNIDDSRSIDTETTQSITNQKSDLGLIKVSSSYKANADNQFDYDLFAKISDQKETQLLTSNRTTIDGTFTSVPINQLTSQNPYSINQNFNYYYTLNDNNIFAFEGQHLWQNEDPFYNAQLSQLSFFNQLGLINQSLFDVSQNKRVKTNKLDAKLDYFYVINAKSNLNLTFGTTLSNQQFNSDVFQVLDNGDQININNPDAINDVEYTFDDYYAGLHYKFITGIFTFNQGFTAHKYAAVNTQLGSVFDNTFIKLLPDASIKVALKKSETLRLDYSQQVSFTDINRVAEGFVFNNYNRLYRGNRELESSLSHNINLSYFSFNMFNYTNVFASVNYSKLIDAVKGATVFNGVDQVSSSINSVFPDETISANANFQKSYRKFKITLGGNMVYSISNNLFFSGITNQNENRESNSFTQAYRTRFSSNFREFPNFDFGYNVSINKYDQGGIINTFTTHSPFINFDTFITNDLVFNTSYTYNNFRNQSRTLNDYSFWDADLTYQKGDSKWEYKIKATNLLNTKSLNQDDSNVIFNSSSVYIVQPRFVTFNVTYNL is encoded by the coding sequence ATGAAACGAATATTACTATTGGCGGTCATTTTGATCGCTAGTTATACTAGTGCCCAAATTAAACTGTCGGGAGTAGTAAAAGATGACAGCGGAAATACACTAGAAATGGCGAATATGATTGCTGTAAATCAAGAAACTAAAAAAATTGACTCCTATGGTTTTACCGATTCTTTTGGTAATTATAAACTGAATTTAGATAAAAATGCAAGTTATGTAATTAAGGCTAGTTATGTAGGAATGAAATCAGGAGAAATTCAGATTTTAACAAAGGAATCAGATATTAAAAAGGATATCGTATTAACTTTTGATAATACTCTTGATGAAGTTGAAATCGTTTCTAAAATGCCCGTGACGGTAAAAGGAGATACAATTGTTTACAATGCAGATTCTTTTAAAAGTGGAACTGAGAAAAAATTAGGAGATGTTTTAAATAAATTACCAGGTGTTGAAGTAAATGATGAAGGAGAAATTCAGGTTGAAGGAAAAACAGTTAGTAAGGTAATGGTTGAAGGAAAAGATTTCTTTGATGGTGATTCTAAATTGGCAACAAAAAATATTCCTGCAAATGCAATTGATAAAGTACAAGTTTTAAAGAATCATAGTGAGGTTAGGCAAATGAGCAGCGTAACTGATAATGAAGATAATATTGTAATCAATTTAAAATTGAAAGAAGGAAAGAAGAACTTCTGGTTTGGAGAAGTTTCTGCCGGAATTGGAATGGCAACTGATGATACACGTTACATCGTTCATCCGAAGTTGTTTTATTACAGTCCAAAGTATAGTTTAAACCTGATAACAGATTTCAATAACATTGGTGAAGTTCCTTTTACACGTCGTGATTATTTTAAATTCACGGGAGGTTTCCGTGGAGGTGGAGGAAGAGGAACAGGATTTAATGTTGCTTCTTCAGATATTGGATTTTTAACATTAAGAAATAACAGAGCTAAAGAAATTGAATCTCGTTTTGGGGCGTTAAATTTCAGTTACTTACCTAAGAAAGATTGGGATTTAAGCGGATTCGCAATTTACTCAGGTTCAAATACAGATTTAGAGGAAAATACAGTAAGGAATTACTTGAATCCAAACATTGACGATTCTCGTTCAATTGATACAGAAACTACTCAAAGTATTACAAATCAAAAAAGTGATTTAGGCTTGATAAAAGTAAGTTCAAGTTATAAAGCAAATGCCGATAATCAATTCGATTATGATTTGTTTGCTAAGATTTCAGATCAAAAAGAAACTCAATTATTAACATCTAATCGTACTACTATTGATGGAACTTTCACATCTGTTCCAATTAATCAATTAACAAGTCAAAATCCATATTCTATTAATCAGAATTTTAATTATTACTATACATTAAATGATAATAATATTTTTGCTTTTGAAGGGCAACATTTATGGCAAAATGAAGATCCTTTTTATAATGCACAACTATCACAATTATCATTTTTCAATCAATTAGGATTAATAAATCAATCCTTATTTGATGTTTCCCAGAACAAAAGAGTTAAAACAAACAAGTTGGATGCTAAACTAGATTACTTCTATGTAATAAATGCTAAAAGTAATTTAAATCTAACTTTTGGAACAACGCTTAGTAATCAGCAATTTAATTCAGATGTTTTCCAGGTGTTGGATAATGGAGATCAAATCAATATTAATAATCCTGACGCTATTAACGATGTTGAATATACTTTTGATGATTATTACGCAGGATTACATTATAAATTTATCACTGGAATTTTCACATTCAATCAAGGATTTACAGCCCATAAGTATGCTGCAGTAAACACCCAATTGGGAAGTGTTTTTGATAATACTTTTATAAAATTACTTCCAGATGCCTCTATTAAAGTAGCTTTGAAAAAATCTGAAACGCTACGATTAGATTATAGTCAGCAAGTAAGTTTTACTGATATTAATAGAGTTGCAGAAGGCTTTGTGTTTAATAACTATAACCGTTTGTACAGAGGAAATAGAGAATTAGAAAGTTCGTTATCTCATAATATAAACTTAAGTTATTTTAGCTTTAATATGTTTAATTATACCAATGTTTTTGCTAGTGTTAATTATAGTAAATTAATAGATGCTGTTAAAGGAGCAACTGTTTTTAATGGAGTCGATCAAGTTTCTAGTTCGATTAATTCTGTTTTTCCAGACGAAACAATTTCCGCGAATGCAAACTTCCAAAAAAGTTATAGAAAGTTTAAAATTACATTAGGAGGGAATATGGTATATTCGATTTCTAATAACCTTTTCTTTTCAGGAATTACCAATCAAAATGAGAATAGAGAGTCTAACTCGTTTACGCAGGCTTACAGAACAAGATTTAGTTCGAATTTTAGAGAGTTTCCGAATTTCGATTTTGGATATAATGTAAGTATTAATAAGTATGATCAAGGAGGAATTATAAATACATTTACAACCCACAGTCCATTTATCAATTTCGATACATTTATTACTAATGATTTAGTATTCAACACTAGCTATACGTATAACAACTTCAGAAATCAATCGAGAACTTTAAACGATTATAGTTTTTGGGATGCAGACTTAACTTATCAAAAAGGAGATAGTAAATGGGAGTATAAAATAAAGGCAACTAACTTATTAAATACTAAATCTTTGAATCAAGACGATTCTAATGTGATATTCAATAGTTCATCTGTATATATTGTACAACCACGATTTGTAACATTTAATGTTACGTATAATTTATAA
- a CDS encoding GLPGLI family protein, producing MKSIVTYLFIFFTIASFSQKNFYGKAIYQSKTTFNLEQWNNREMSEQQKKRIMERMKNMLEKKYVLQFNKSASIYKEDERLEAPGRGGGFSFGGFSAELQYKSITDKKFVEEREFFGKKFLIEDDSEMPKWEMTGETKQIGNYLCYKATMLKKTDEFDWQNMRRRGRGRGRDGNRGKEDKNKDTANVKEVTEDIEIPKEVLVTAWYTPQIPVSNGPGEYWGLPGLILEINSGRTTVLCTQVVLNPKERVEIKAPTKGEKVTREKYNKIVKEKMEEMRGMWRGRRGRNSRR from the coding sequence ATGAAATCAATTGTAACTTATTTGTTTATTTTCTTTACGATAGCAAGTTTTTCTCAAAAAAACTTCTATGGTAAGGCAATCTATCAATCAAAAACTACCTTCAACTTAGAACAATGGAATAACCGAGAAATGTCGGAACAACAGAAGAAAAGAATTATGGAACGAATGAAGAATATGCTTGAGAAAAAGTATGTACTTCAGTTTAATAAAAGTGCTTCCATATATAAAGAAGATGAGAGGTTAGAAGCACCAGGCAGGGGAGGAGGTTTTAGTTTTGGAGGCTTTTCAGCAGAGTTACAATACAAAAGTATTACTGATAAAAAGTTTGTAGAAGAGCGTGAATTTTTCGGCAAGAAATTCTTAATTGAAGATGATTCTGAAATGCCAAAATGGGAAATGACAGGAGAAACGAAACAAATAGGAAATTATTTATGTTACAAAGCTACAATGCTTAAAAAGACCGATGAATTCGATTGGCAAAATATGAGAAGAAGAGGACGAGGTAGAGGAAGAGATGGAAATCGTGGTAAGGAAGATAAAAATAAAGATACGGCCAATGTCAAGGAGGTAACAGAAGATATTGAAATACCAAAAGAAGTTTTAGTAACAGCTTGGTATACTCCTCAAATTCCAGTAAGCAATGGTCCTGGAGAATACTGGGGGTTACCAGGACTAATTCTAGAAATTAACTCTGGTAGAACTACAGTTTTATGTACGCAAGTTGTTTTAAATCCAAAAGAACGTGTTGAAATTAAAGCGCCCACTAAAGGTGAAAAAGTAACTAGAGAGAAATATAATAAGATTGTAAAGGAAAAAATGGAAGAGATGCGCGGAATGTGGAGAGGAAGAAGAGGTCGAAATTCTAGACGTTAG
- a CDS encoding GLPGLI family protein, protein MMRITLFLTMVLLSIIAGAQKFQGKATYKTHRNMDIKISTDQNAPNSAIQKKLHDQLKKMSQKTFTLNFNKTESTYTQNKELKPEPQAGGVSIVMIGDGGGNDVLYKDVNKKVYRNKTEISGKTFLIEDKLETVEWEMTAETKKIGKYNCYKATRSREEERVSYTMTDGDKEETKKKVTVITEVWYTPEIPVSNGPGMFWGLPGLILEVHEGKLTIVCSELVLNPSEKVTIKKPKKGKKVSQEKFNKIMREKTEEMMERFKNNRKSKNGGESISIEIQG, encoded by the coding sequence ATGATGAGAATTACATTATTTCTGACGATGGTCTTGTTGTCAATCATAGCTGGTGCACAAAAATTTCAAGGGAAAGCAACTTATAAAACCCATAGAAATATGGATATCAAAATAAGTACAGATCAGAATGCACCAAATTCAGCAATACAAAAAAAGTTGCATGATCAATTAAAGAAAATGTCACAAAAAACATTTACACTAAATTTTAATAAAACAGAATCTACGTACACTCAGAACAAAGAGTTAAAACCAGAACCGCAAGCTGGAGGAGTAAGTATTGTTATGATTGGAGATGGAGGTGGAAATGATGTGTTATACAAAGATGTAAATAAAAAAGTGTATAGAAATAAAACAGAAATAAGTGGTAAGACATTTTTAATTGAAGATAAATTAGAAACTGTAGAGTGGGAAATGACAGCTGAAACGAAAAAGATAGGTAAATACAATTGTTACAAAGCAACTAGATCAAGAGAAGAAGAACGAGTTAGTTATACCATGACGGATGGAGATAAAGAAGAAACAAAAAAGAAAGTGACCGTAATTACTGAGGTTTGGTATACACCAGAAATTCCAGTAAGCAATGGTCCAGGAATGTTTTGGGGGTTACCAGGATTAATTTTAGAAGTTCATGAAGGAAAATTAACAATCGTGTGTTCTGAGTTAGTTTTAAATCCATCTGAAAAAGTAACAATCAAAAAACCTAAAAAAGGAAAGAAAGTTTCTCAAGAGAAATTTAATAAGATTATGCGTGAAAAAACAGAGGAAATGATGGAGCGTTTTAAGAATAATCGGAAGTCAAAAAATGGAGGAGAATCAATAAGTATTGAAATTCAAGGATAG
- a CDS encoding sensor histidine kinase — protein MKSKKYNWILYFITATIITTIAVQFYWNYKNYQQNKQRVMNEIQISLDNAVEQYFADLSKKNYFAIVTDRKDSTRQNKMKNIWKNIFSKIDSTKGKTKNTSRKKDSTSKVDFQITSIKLETDDKTDFYRTASAIDSLMRDTIFELERNIDKKTPIKGFTQFHKDGITGTHIEGNSISNVKVYRGKRATDSLKLIEGLQTVFVAIQNDSINPVKIDSILRKELTQKKINIQFGFEYFKADTLRADFLPVPIKQFDIIESKSTFLGPDKQFKMKYSNPSTEALKRSSTGILLSLLLSLAVISSLFYLLKVINEQKELAEIKNDLISNITHEFKTPITTVSTALEAINSFNAIEDIEKTKKYVSISENQIKKLHLMVEKLLETATLDSEKLLLKKEQVEVINLLEKLSNKHQLLTTEKDIQFSSNANSLYLNVDEFHFENALSNLIDNAVKYGGDKIDVLLISERDNITITVSDNGKGIDKNQQEKIFDKFYRIPKGNTHDVKGFGIGLYYTKKIIEKHHGSINLQANPGKTIFKINLTNE, from the coding sequence ATGAAATCAAAAAAATATAATTGGATTCTTTATTTCATCACAGCAACTATTATTACCACCATTGCTGTTCAGTTTTATTGGAATTATAAAAATTACCAACAAAACAAACAACGTGTTATGAATGAAATTCAGATAAGTTTAGACAATGCTGTTGAACAGTATTTTGCCGACTTATCGAAGAAAAATTACTTTGCAATTGTTACAGACAGGAAAGATTCTACACGACAAAATAAAATGAAAAATATTTGGAAGAATATCTTTTCTAAAATTGACAGTACAAAAGGAAAAACAAAAAATACTTCGAGAAAAAAAGATTCTACTTCAAAGGTTGACTTCCAAATAACTTCCATTAAGCTTGAAACCGATGATAAAACAGACTTTTATAGAACAGCTTCTGCCATTGATAGTCTAATGCGAGATACCATTTTTGAGTTAGAAAGAAACATAGACAAAAAAACGCCAATAAAAGGATTCACTCAATTTCATAAAGATGGAATAACTGGAACCCACATTGAAGGAAATTCTATTTCTAATGTTAAAGTGTATAGAGGAAAAAGAGCTACAGATAGTTTAAAGCTTATAGAAGGATTACAAACCGTTTTTGTTGCTATTCAAAACGACTCTATCAATCCTGTTAAAATAGATTCTATTTTAAGAAAAGAACTAACACAAAAGAAAATCAATATTCAGTTTGGTTTTGAATACTTCAAAGCTGATACACTTCGTGCGGATTTTTTACCTGTTCCTATAAAACAATTCGACATTATCGAGTCAAAATCCACTTTTCTTGGACCAGACAAACAGTTTAAAATGAAGTATTCTAATCCGTCGACTGAAGCTTTAAAAAGGAGTTCAACAGGAATATTATTATCATTGTTATTGTCTTTAGCAGTTATTTCAAGTTTATTTTATTTACTTAAAGTAATTAACGAACAAAAAGAACTAGCAGAAATTAAAAACGATTTAATTAGTAACATCACACACGAATTTAAGACGCCAATCACAACAGTTTCAACTGCTTTGGAAGCAATTAATAGTTTCAATGCGATTGAAGATATTGAGAAAACTAAAAAGTATGTTTCAATCTCTGAAAATCAAATTAAAAAGTTGCATTTAATGGTTGAAAAACTGTTGGAAACGGCAACACTTGATAGCGAAAAACTACTGTTAAAGAAAGAACAAGTTGAAGTAATTAACTTGCTAGAGAAACTGTCAAACAAACATCAACTTTTAACAACAGAAAAAGATATTCAGTTCTCTTCCAATGCAAACTCATTATATTTAAATGTTGATGAATTTCATTTTGAAAATGCGCTGTCTAACTTAATTGATAATGCTGTAAAATATGGAGGTGATAAAATTGATGTGTTATTAATTTCCGAGAGAGACAACATTACTATAACAGTATCCGACAACGGAAAAGGAATCGACAAAAATCAACAAGAAAAAATATTCGACAAGTTTTATCGAATCCCAAAAGGAAATACGCACGATGTAAAAGGATTTGGGATTGGTCTGTACTACACAAAAAAAATCATTGAAAAACATCATGGATCTATAAATTTACAAGCGAATCCTGGTAAAACTATTTTTAAAATCAACCTAACCAATGAGTGA
- a CDS encoding response regulator transcription factor — MSEKIKLLLAEDEPSLGQIVKESLETRNFQVIHALNGEEAYELYEKEQPEILVLDVMMPRKDGFTLAKEIRAENSTIPIIFLTAKSQTKDVIDGFQHGGNDYLKKPFSMEELIVRVYNLLDRVNLKRNLEKIPIGEFTLNYEKQKLHYKDDVELLTHRECELLYYLSEKKNEVLDRTFILNKLWGNDDFFNARSMDVFISKLRKKLKKDPSVEIINIRGYGYKLTC; from the coding sequence ATGAGTGAAAAGATAAAGTTATTACTAGCAGAAGATGAGCCAAGTTTAGGACAAATCGTTAAAGAAAGTTTAGAAACCAGAAACTTTCAAGTAATTCATGCACTGAACGGTGAAGAAGCTTATGAATTATACGAAAAAGAACAACCTGAAATTTTGGTTTTGGATGTAATGATGCCTCGAAAAGATGGATTTACATTAGCAAAGGAAATTAGAGCAGAAAACAGTACTATTCCCATTATATTCTTAACAGCGAAATCGCAAACTAAAGATGTAATTGATGGTTTTCAGCATGGAGGAAATGACTATCTAAAAAAGCCATTTTCCATGGAGGAATTAATTGTTCGTGTTTATAATTTACTTGATCGAGTAAACTTAAAAAGAAACTTAGAAAAGATACCTATTGGAGAATTCACCTTAAATTACGAAAAACAAAAACTACATTACAAAGACGATGTCGAACTTTTGACTCATAGAGAATGTGAGCTCTTGTACTATCTTTCTGAAAAGAAAAATGAAGTTTTAGACAGAACTTTTATTTTAAATAAACTTTGGGGAAATGATGACTTCTTTAATGCACGCAGTATGGATGTCTTTATTTCTAAATTGAGAAAGAAACTAAAAAAAGATCCTTCCGTTGAAATTATTAACATTCGAGGTTATGGTTATAAATTAACCTGCTAA
- a CDS encoding deoxynucleoside kinase, with the protein MHIAIAGNIGAGKTTLTKLLAKHYHWEPHFESVDENPYLDDFYSEMERWSFNLQVYFLNSRFRQILELRKSGKAIIQDRTIYEDAHIFAPNLHAMGLMTNRDYGNYSSLFELMENLVTPPDLLIYLRADISTLVGQIHKRGRDYESSISIDYLSRLNERYEAWISTYNKGKLLIIEVDKLDFVDKPEDLGYIIDRIDAQINGLF; encoded by the coding sequence ATGCACATAGCAATCGCAGGAAATATTGGAGCTGGTAAAACTACATTAACCAAATTATTAGCTAAACATTACCATTGGGAACCGCACTTTGAATCAGTAGATGAGAATCCGTATTTAGATGATTTTTACAGTGAAATGGAACGCTGGTCTTTTAATTTACAAGTATATTTTTTAAATAGTAGATTCCGACAAATTCTAGAACTTCGTAAATCAGGAAAAGCTATTATTCAAGATAGAACTATTTATGAAGATGCTCATATCTTTGCTCCAAACCTACATGCGATGGGATTAATGACTAATAGAGATTATGGAAATTATTCTTCTCTTTTTGAATTAATGGAAAACTTGGTAACACCTCCTGATTTATTGATTTATTTGCGTGCAGACATTTCGACGTTAGTTGGGCAAATCCATAAGAGAGGTCGCGATTATGAAAGTTCAATAAGTATTGATTATTTAAGCAGATTAAATGAAAGATACGAAGCTTGGATTAGCACTTACAATAAAGGAAAGTTATTAATCATTGAGGTTGATAAACTTGATTTTGTTGACAAACCAGAGGATTTAGGTTATATCATTGACAGAATTGATGCACAGATAAACGGACTTTTTTAA